From the Sphingomonas sabuli genome, the window GTGGCGAGGATGTCCGGATTTGGCGACCATTCAAGCTTGGGCGGCCCGCCCGATTTCTTGAGCTTGGTTGGCGACTGCCTGACCTTCCAGTCGGCCACGGCGGCGACAAGGATCGCCGCATCGGCGGGAAGGGCGGCCTCGACCGCCCGAGCCATCTCCTCGGCGGTCTCCACGTCGACGCGGTCGACACCGCCGGGCGTATCGAGTGCGACCGGCCCCGCGACCAGTGTCACCCGCGCGCCAAGCGCCGCCGCAGCCTCGGCAATCGCAAAGCCCTGTCGCCCGGACGAGCGGTTGGCGATCACCCGCACCGGGTCGATCGGCTCGTGCGTCGGCCCGGCGGTGACGAGGATGTGCTTACCGTCGAGCCTCACTTCAGCAGGTCGCCGAGCGCCTTCACGATAGCCGCGGGCTCGGGCAGTCGGCCCGGACCGTATTCGCCGCAGGCCATTTCGCCTTCCGCCGGGTCGATGATCCGCACGCCGTCGGCCTTCAGCTGCGCGATATTCCGCTGCGTCGCCGCATGCTGCCACATGCGCACGTTCATCGCCGGGGCAACAACCACCGGCTTGTCGGTCGCCAGCAGCAACGTAGTCGCAAGGTCGTCGGCGATGCCGGCCGCCATCTTGGCGATAAGGTCGGCGGTGGCCGGGCAGACGAGAATGAAGTCGGCCGACCGCGACAGCTGGATATGGCCGATTTCGACCTCGTCCTTGAGCTCCCAAAGCGTGGTGTGCACCTGGCTCTCGGCCAGGGTGCCAAGGCTCATCGCGGTGACGAAATGTTCGCCGCCCCTAGTCAGCACCGGGGTCACCGAATGACCCGCCTTCTTGAGCAGGCGGACCAGCTCCAGCGATTTGTAGGCGGCGATCCCGCCGCCGACGATCAGCAGCACCCGTGTCATCGCGATCGCTCTGCCGCTATCATAAGCGCGAGTCGAGGGGGCGAGTTTGCCGCCACGCCATCGGGAGACGGGGAAGTGCAAGCATTGGAACGCCTGTTCACGCGCATCGCGTCGGCCATTTCGCTGGTCAGCGGAAAGCCGATTACCTTTGTCGCAGCCATCCTCATCATTCTCATATGGGGCATTACCGGGCCAATCTTCGCCTTTTCCGACACGTGGCAGCTGGTGGTGAACACCGGCACGACAATCGTCACCTTCCTGATGGTGTTCCTGATCCAGAACACCCAGAACCGCGATGCGGCGGCGATGCAGGCCAAGCTGGACGAATTGCTGCGGGCGGTGCCCGGGGCGCGCGAACAGTTCATCGGCATCGAACATATGACCGATCGCGAGGTCGAGCGCATTCGCGAAGCGCTGGAGCGGGAAAGCGACGA encodes:
- a CDS encoding low affinity iron permease family protein, with the protein product MERLFTRIASAISLVSGKPITFVAAILIILIWGITGPIFAFSDTWQLVVNTGTTIVTFLMVFLIQNTQNRDAAAMQAKLDELLRAVPGAREQFIGIEHMTDREVERIREALERESDDSQNAKRAPKGTVDRLLRRR